The following coding sequences are from one Halomonas sp. HAL1 window:
- a CDS encoding TlpA family protein disulfide reductase has product MLQQSIALGPMGFSIHQLLIGLAFLLALLAGALLGRRHRVAVSDTLFTLLLVALVGARLVFVLRYWGEYEGLLGRLDIRDGGFDIVGGLIAALAYAGWTLWRSPRQRVPLSGALLAGGLVWGLTAASATMIEHQSRPLPEVALTTRSGEPIDLPHLSRSTQQPMVVNLWASWCPPCIREMPVFEQAQDNEPGITFVFVNQGESLGQINAFMDEYGFSLKNVWQDPRNAVGQATGANAMPTTLYYDADGQLVSTHFGELSSATLQQGLERLR; this is encoded by the coding sequence ATGTTGCAACAAAGCATCGCCCTTGGCCCGATGGGCTTTAGTATTCACCAGCTATTGATCGGCCTGGCCTTTTTATTGGCACTGCTGGCTGGCGCGCTGTTGGGAAGGCGCCATCGGGTAGCCGTCAGCGATACGCTGTTTACACTGCTGCTGGTTGCCCTTGTCGGCGCGCGCCTGGTTTTTGTCCTGCGTTACTGGGGAGAATACGAGGGGCTACTTGGCCGTCTGGATATTCGAGATGGCGGCTTTGATATTGTCGGTGGCCTTATCGCGGCACTGGCGTACGCCGGCTGGACGCTGTGGCGCTCCCCCCGCCAGCGGGTGCCACTTTCCGGTGCCCTACTGGCGGGCGGCCTTGTCTGGGGGTTGACCGCCGCTAGCGCCACCATGATAGAGCATCAATCCCGGCCGTTGCCGGAGGTGGCGCTGACTACCCGTTCAGGCGAGCCCATTGACCTTCCCCACCTGTCACGCTCGACCCAGCAACCCATGGTGGTCAATTTGTGGGCCAGCTGGTGTCCGCCCTGTATCCGTGAAATGCCGGTGTTTGAGCAAGCGCAGGATAATGAACCCGGCATCACCTTTGTGTTCGTTAACCAAGGGGAGTCGCTCGGCCAGATCAACGCTTTCATGGATGAGTACGGCTTTTCTCTCAAGAACGTGTGGCAAGACCCACGCAATGCCGTTGGCCAGGCTACCGGCGCCAATGCGATGCCTACCACACTTTACTACGATGCCGACGGTCAACTCGTCAGTACTCATTTTGGCGAACTTTCCAGCGCCACCCTGCAGCAAGGATTGGAGCGTTTACGCTGA
- a CDS encoding DUF945 family protein, with translation MRKERLIVPTLAIIAVVWMAAQLLSSVLFERSLRQALEDLEARGEWRVNRTESHQGWLSSQGRLILSPLLGRPWRLELTYSARHGILSTDVEGTVLPRLDTVLQQAVGEVTAPSVPRWQGRYHTLSGRSELRLALAPFVIQQNGRELAVRGGRLRLEGVFGDWRLRGLLDQLTLTDGLAQLALGPTVLESRYTYIDGAYHFAQRDHLHIETLTLSYPSYDIQLAPLDLNSHMVLDESELRITGDLEVGEVMVPSEAPDTPLLNGRIEMELSRINADAVRHAIRRLRQEAAWGDASLPMAEGVLARLEPDFRNMLSDSPRLDVPTVAVDSPLLGIRLDADGALFFDARALDELSVVHLDDEDEQAKWLERIDGDFTWHDAPTVAALWLGLPLGTRELQFDVVRGVWRVNGRPMPELWP, from the coding sequence ATGCGCAAGGAACGTCTGATTGTCCCTACCCTGGCGATAATCGCCGTGGTATGGATGGCAGCGCAACTTCTCTCAAGCGTGCTCTTTGAACGTAGCCTGCGTCAGGCGCTAGAGGATTTGGAAGCGCGGGGCGAATGGCGTGTCAACAGAACTGAGAGCCACCAGGGTTGGCTAAGTTCCCAAGGGCGGCTGATACTTTCTCCGCTATTGGGTCGCCCCTGGCGGCTTGAACTGACCTATAGCGCCCGCCACGGCATTTTAAGCACGGATGTAGAAGGCACGGTATTACCTCGATTGGATACTGTGTTGCAGCAAGCAGTGGGGGAGGTTACCGCCCCTTCGGTGCCACGTTGGCAGGGGCGTTATCACACCCTTAGCGGCCGCAGTGAACTACGCCTTGCCCTGGCGCCCTTTGTCATTCAACAAAATGGTCGCGAGTTAGCCGTCCGTGGTGGTCGGCTGCGCCTAGAAGGCGTCTTTGGTGATTGGCGCCTGCGTGGGTTATTGGATCAGCTAACGCTGACCGATGGTTTGGCCCAGCTTGCATTAGGCCCCACGGTACTTGAAAGCCGCTACACCTATATCGATGGTGCCTACCACTTTGCCCAGCGCGACCATCTGCATATTGAGACACTGACGCTTAGCTATCCCTCCTATGACATCCAACTGGCGCCGCTCGATTTAAATAGCCATATGGTGCTGGATGAAAGCGAACTGCGCATTACAGGCGATTTAGAAGTAGGGGAGGTGATGGTTCCCTCAGAAGCGCCCGACACGCCGTTGCTTAATGGACGAATAGAGATGGAGCTTTCGCGCATCAATGCCGATGCGGTTCGCCACGCCATTCGTCGTTTACGCCAGGAAGCCGCCTGGGGGGATGCCAGCCTGCCCATGGCTGAAGGGGTGCTGGCCCGTCTTGAGCCTGATTTTCGGAATATGCTTAGTGACTCGCCGCGCCTAGATGTGCCCACGGTGGCGGTAGACAGCCCACTGCTTGGCATTCGGCTCGATGCGGATGGCGCGCTGTTTTTTGACGCCCGCGCGTTGGATGAGCTTAGCGTGGTGCATCTTGACGACGAGGACGAGCAGGCGAAATGGCTGGAGCGTATTGATGGCGACTTCACCTGGCATGATGCCCCCACCGTTGCCGCGCTATGGTTAGGTTTGCCGCTCGGCACCCGTGAGCTGCAGTTTGATGTAGTGCGCGGTGTCTGGCGTGTTAATGGTCGCCCCATGCCCGAGCTATGGCCTTAA
- the thiL gene encoding thiamine-phosphate kinase — translation MLAEFDLIRRYFMSSQEASTASNGVTLGCGDDATLLMPQAGQQLAVSVDTSVVDVHFPREAPAFAVGHRALAVALSDLAAMGAKSRWCLMALTFDQRHFADDEATHLWLADYARGFHTLRQQHATTLVGGDVTSGALSIGVTVMGDVPVGEALTRSGAQPGDLIAVTGALGGGGGGLALWRKGERDLAHPLLRRYLLPEPRLAAGVALRGLATAAMDISDGLMADLAHLREASQVGAVIDVAALPLAEELESMLGRETALKAALSGGDDYELLVTLHADDITKAQQRLASLGLTLTVIGRCCETLGISASDQSDLSSYVNGYAGWQHFSGDTP, via the coding sequence GTGCTTGCCGAATTTGATTTGATCCGACGCTATTTCATGTCGTCGCAGGAGGCGTCGACCGCGTCAAATGGCGTCACACTAGGATGTGGAGACGACGCCACGCTATTGATGCCGCAAGCGGGCCAACAGCTGGCCGTGAGCGTTGATACCTCGGTAGTAGATGTTCACTTTCCCCGCGAAGCGCCAGCGTTCGCGGTGGGTCATCGTGCCTTGGCGGTCGCGCTTAGCGATTTGGCCGCCATGGGGGCCAAATCCCGCTGGTGCCTGATGGCATTAACCTTTGATCAGCGCCACTTTGCCGATGATGAAGCAACGCATCTTTGGCTTGCTGACTACGCGCGTGGTTTTCATACACTCCGCCAGCAACACGCCACCACGCTGGTGGGCGGGGACGTCACTTCCGGCGCGCTTTCGATTGGTGTGACCGTGATGGGCGATGTGCCAGTGGGCGAAGCGCTGACCCGCAGCGGTGCTCAGCCTGGCGACCTGATTGCCGTTACTGGTGCATTAGGCGGCGGGGGCGGTGGGCTAGCGCTTTGGCGCAAGGGCGAGCGTGACTTGGCGCACCCATTGCTGCGCCGCTACTTGCTGCCTGAACCGCGTTTGGCGGCGGGCGTGGCGCTGCGTGGATTAGCTACCGCGGCGATGGATATTTCTGATGGCTTAATGGCCGACCTGGCGCATCTTCGCGAGGCTTCGCAGGTCGGGGCAGTCATCGACGTAGCCGCTTTACCGCTGGCAGAAGAGCTGGAAAGCATGCTGGGTCGGGAGACTGCACTAAAGGCGGCGCTTTCCGGTGGCGATGATTATGAACTGCTCGTCACCTTACACGCTGACGATATAACCAAGGCTCAGCAACGGCTGGCGTCATTAGGCTTGACGCTAACGGTGATTGGTCGCTGTTGCGAGACGCTAGGCATTAGTGCTTCTGACCAGAGTGATCTGAGTAGTTATGTAAATGGCTATGCCGGTTGGCAGCATTTTAGTGGGGACACGCCATGA
- the nusB gene encoding transcription antitermination factor NusB has translation MSERKPSAAQQGRHAARELTVQGLYQWHMTGKSITTIEAEFRSQVADDDLEDHENWVKVMEIADKALFHELLHNTVRFKAELDREISPLLDRRLEDLDAIELAILRLGAYELSRRMEVPYRVVINEGVELAKSFGATDGHKYVNGILDKLAIRLRSAEVSARRL, from the coding sequence ATGAGCGAGCGTAAACCCTCTGCTGCTCAGCAAGGCCGCCACGCGGCGCGTGAGTTAACCGTGCAGGGGCTTTATCAGTGGCACATGACGGGTAAATCCATCACTACCATTGAAGCCGAGTTTCGTAGTCAGGTAGCCGATGACGACCTGGAAGACCACGAAAACTGGGTCAAGGTGATGGAGATCGCTGACAAAGCGCTGTTTCACGAATTGCTGCACAACACCGTTCGTTTTAAAGCGGAACTGGATCGTGAAATCTCCCCGCTGCTAGATCGCCGTCTGGAAGATCTCGATGCCATCGAGCTGGCGATTCTTCGCTTAGGCGCTTATGAGCTATCCCGGCGAATGGAAGTACCCTATCGTGTAGTGATTAACGAAGGCGTTGAGTTGGCTAAGTCATTTGGCGCCACCGACGGCCATAAATACGTGAACGGCATTCTAGACAAGCTGGCGATTCGCCTGCGTAGTGCCGAGGTCAGCGCTCGCCGTCTCTGA
- the ribBA gene encoding bifunctional 3,4-dihydroxy-2-butanone-4-phosphate synthase/GTP cyclohydrolase II codes for MAHSSSRGLAPIAELVEDIRQGKMVILMDDEDRENEGDIIMAAEKVQAEHINFMARFARGLICMPMTRARCEQLNLPLMVRDNGSGFGTKFTLSIEATEGVTTGISAADRARTVQAAVAPHAKPSDIVQPGHIFPLMAEPGGVLRRAGHTEAACDLAALAGCDPSGVICEVMNDDGSMARRPELEAFAQEHGIKMGTIADLIHYRIVNEQTIDHLEASTVMTAHGELTLHVFRDRIQGAHHLALVNGQPTPEESTTVRVHLTDTLRDVMGLMKGDQCRWDAHRALEEIASSNAGVFVLIDDGRPHQDLKDQLDIFLDRVRQPRTSDSDGAGNYLTIGTGSQILRYLGVGKMRLLSSPWKFSALSGFDLEVVERLGPNDTADEPTFQQE; via the coding sequence ATGGCGCACTCCTCCTCTAGAGGCTTAGCCCCTATCGCCGAGCTGGTGGAAGATATCCGCCAGGGCAAAATGGTGATTCTCATGGACGATGAGGATCGCGAAAACGAAGGTGATATCATCATGGCCGCCGAAAAAGTGCAGGCTGAGCATATCAACTTCATGGCCCGTTTCGCCCGTGGTCTTATCTGTATGCCGATGACCCGTGCCCGCTGTGAGCAGCTTAATTTGCCGCTCATGGTGCGTGACAATGGCTCCGGTTTTGGCACCAAGTTTACGCTTTCGATTGAAGCGACTGAAGGCGTTACCACCGGTATTTCAGCGGCGGATCGCGCACGCACGGTTCAAGCGGCAGTGGCGCCCCATGCCAAGCCCTCTGATATCGTTCAGCCGGGGCATATTTTCCCGTTGATGGCAGAGCCTGGCGGCGTGCTTCGCCGTGCGGGGCATACCGAAGCAGCGTGTGATTTGGCCGCACTGGCAGGATGTGATCCCAGCGGTGTGATCTGCGAGGTCATGAACGACGACGGCAGTATGGCGCGTCGCCCAGAGCTTGAAGCGTTTGCCCAAGAGCACGGCATTAAAATGGGCACCATTGCGGATTTGATTCACTACCGCATCGTCAACGAGCAGACCATTGATCACCTGGAAGCCTCAACGGTGATGACGGCGCATGGCGAACTGACGCTGCACGTTTTCCGCGACCGCATTCAGGGCGCTCACCATTTGGCGCTGGTGAACGGTCAGCCCACCCCAGAGGAGTCCACCACGGTTCGCGTGCATCTTACCGATACGCTGCGCGATGTGATGGGCCTGATGAAAGGCGACCAGTGCCGCTGGGATGCCCATCGGGCGCTGGAGGAGATTGCCAGTTCGAACGCAGGGGTGTTTGTGTTGATTGATGACGGGCGCCCCCATCAGGATTTAAAAGATCAACTGGATATCTTTTTGGATCGCGTTCGCCAGCCGCGTACCAGTGATTCTGACGGCGCTGGTAACTATTTAACCATCGGCACCGGCTCGCAAATCCTGCGCTATTTAGGCGTGGGTAAAATGCGGTTATTGAGTTCACCGTGGAAGTTCTCCGCGCTATCCGGCTTTGATCTCGAAGTCGTTGAGCGTCTGGGGCCTAATGACACGGCGGATGAGCCAACCTTTCAGCAGGAGTGA
- the nrdR gene encoding transcriptional regulator NrdR, with protein MHCPFCGANDTRVTDSRLVADGDQVRRRRQCASCQERFTTYETAELVMPRVVKSDGSRESFHEAKLRAGMLRALEKRPVSAEAIEAAVERIRQTLRARGDREINARDIGESVMQALKTLDHVAYIRFASVYRKFQDLDEFRAEIDRLSQEPDQEPSSTVRHTSEPPK; from the coding sequence ATGCATTGCCCTTTTTGTGGTGCAAACGATACTCGAGTGACCGATTCGCGGTTGGTAGCCGATGGCGATCAAGTGCGTCGTCGTCGCCAGTGTGCGAGCTGTCAGGAGCGCTTTACCACTTACGAAACTGCTGAACTAGTAATGCCTCGCGTGGTGAAGTCAGACGGATCACGGGAAAGTTTTCATGAAGCCAAGCTCCGGGCGGGCATGCTGCGTGCGCTTGAAAAGCGCCCGGTCAGCGCGGAAGCCATTGAAGCGGCCGTCGAGCGCATACGTCAAACCCTTCGTGCCCGAGGCGATCGTGAGATCAACGCCCGTGATATTGGTGAGTCGGTGATGCAGGCGCTTAAAACCCTCGACCATGTGGCTTACATCCGCTTTGCCTCGGTGTACCGCAAGTTTCAGGATTTGGATGAGTTTCGTGCTGAGATTGATCGGCTTTCCCAAGAGCCCGATCAAGAGCCCTCTTCTACAGTGAGACACACTAGCGAGCCGCCAAAATGA
- the ribE gene encoding 6,7-dimethyl-8-ribityllumazine synthase, which yields MNSLSQVEGTFVDVDGHYVIVVGRFNHHVVDSLVEGAVDSLTRHGVDAEHIHIVHVPGAWELPLAVKRVLKVMKPDAVIALGAVIRGGTPHFEYVAGGCNTAINHLQLEFDTPVANGVLTVETIEQAIERAGTKAGNKGTEAAMAAMEMVSLLRALPLGDTQ from the coding sequence ATGAACTCCCTTTCTCAAGTTGAAGGTACTTTTGTTGACGTCGATGGGCATTATGTCATCGTGGTCGGTCGTTTTAACCATCACGTGGTGGATAGCCTGGTGGAAGGGGCGGTGGACAGTTTGACGCGTCATGGCGTCGATGCCGAGCATATCCATATTGTTCACGTGCCGGGCGCCTGGGAACTACCGCTAGCGGTCAAGCGCGTGCTGAAGGTGATGAAGCCTGATGCCGTCATCGCGCTAGGCGCGGTGATTCGCGGTGGAACGCCACACTTTGAATACGTGGCGGGCGGCTGCAACACAGCGATTAATCACTTGCAGCTTGAGTTCGATACCCCGGTCGCTAACGGCGTGTTAACCGTTGAGACGATCGAACAAGCGATTGAGCGTGCGGGCACCAAAGCCGGTAATAAAGGCACCGAAGCGGCCATGGCCGCCATGGAAATGGTCTCACTGCTACGCGCGCTGCCGTTAGGAGATACCCAATGA
- the ribD gene encoding bifunctional diaminohydroxyphosphoribosylaminopyrimidine deaminase/5-amino-6-(5-phosphoribosylamino)uracil reductase RibD: MSALFSQDDYRFMAQALKLARKGLYTTDPNPRVGCVIVRDEQIVGEGFHRRAGEPHAEIHALNAAGERAQGATAYVTLEPCSHTGRTGPCAVALQKAKVARVVIAMQDPNPQVSGRGIRLLEEAGIEVAVSLLESEARALNPGFIARMTTQRPFVRLKMAMSLDGRTAMGSGESQWITGPEARTQVQRLRARSSAILSGVESIIMDDSRLTLRAEQLSLANADEVVQRQPLRVVLDTHLRLPLAAACLSEPGRTLVVTTPDHVAQKRERLTKAGAEVHVLPAGSDGRIDLALMLNWLAESEQVNELLVETGATLAGALLDAALVDELQLFVAPTLLGGEARPLFALPGLSRMADQRRLTIHDMRAVGRDWRIIASPQSTSATGDSKVP, translated from the coding sequence ATGAGTGCCCTGTTTAGCCAAGACGATTACCGTTTTATGGCGCAGGCGCTAAAGCTGGCGCGCAAAGGGCTTTACACCACCGATCCTAATCCTCGGGTCGGTTGTGTGATTGTGCGCGATGAGCAGATCGTCGGGGAAGGCTTTCATCGGCGAGCCGGTGAGCCGCATGCGGAAATCCATGCCTTAAACGCGGCCGGTGAACGGGCCCAGGGCGCGACGGCTTACGTCACCCTTGAACCTTGCTCGCACACTGGGCGTACCGGCCCCTGTGCGGTTGCTCTGCAAAAGGCCAAGGTGGCACGGGTAGTGATTGCGATGCAGGACCCCAACCCCCAGGTTAGTGGCCGGGGTATTCGCTTGCTTGAGGAAGCCGGTATTGAGGTGGCAGTAAGCCTGCTTGAAAGTGAAGCGCGGGCATTGAACCCAGGCTTTATTGCCCGAATGACCACGCAGCGCCCCTTTGTACGCCTGAAAATGGCCATGAGTTTGGATGGCCGTACTGCCATGGGCTCAGGCGAGTCTCAGTGGATTACCGGCCCCGAAGCGCGAACGCAAGTGCAGCGGCTGCGAGCGCGCTCCAGTGCGATATTAAGCGGCGTTGAATCGATTATTATGGACGACTCGCGGCTTACTCTTCGCGCTGAGCAGTTGTCGCTTGCCAATGCCGATGAGGTGGTACAGCGCCAACCGCTGAGGGTGGTGTTAGATACCCATTTGCGCTTGCCCTTGGCGGCCGCCTGTTTAAGCGAACCGGGGCGAACCTTGGTGGTGACCACCCCAGACCATGTGGCTCAAAAGCGCGAACGGTTAACCAAAGCGGGCGCCGAGGTGCATGTGTTGCCTGCCGGTAGTGATGGCCGCATTGATTTAGCCTTGATGCTGAATTGGTTAGCCGAAAGCGAACAGGTTAATGAGCTGCTGGTAGAAACCGGCGCGACCCTGGCGGGTGCTCTGCTTGATGCGGCGTTAGTCGATGAGCTGCAGCTATTTGTCGCCCCCACGCTGTTGGGTGGAGAGGCACGACCGCTATTTGCGCTGCCAGGGCTCTCACGCATGGCCGATCAGCGACGTTTAACCATTCATGATATGCGAGCGGTGGGGCGCGATTGGCGCATTATCGCTTCCCCTCAGTCGACTAGCGCAACTGGCGATAGCAAGGTACCCTGA
- the dsbG gene encoding thiol:disulfide interchange protein DsbG: MRLNHYTTISSLVLLAGLGGVSTGYADDLPAPVQALADQGLEIHGQFDAPGGLRGYGASAQGQDMAIYLTPDGEHAVVGTLMDSEGNDLTEAQLDEHVRAPLEAQTWQLLSESHWIQDGDVDAPRVIYTFTDANCPYCRQLWQDVRPWVEAGEVQLRHIMVGILAPDSPGKAAAILGSADPAATLHGHNSGEEAEASAQPREIEEQVYANNQLFEELGLYATPTSAFQRETEDGTIRIDRIQGLPSDERLIDMMGSEAP, encoded by the coding sequence ATGCGCTTAAACCACTACACCACTATCAGCAGTCTTGTTCTCCTGGCAGGGCTGGGAGGAGTATCCACAGGTTACGCCGATGATCTCCCCGCCCCAGTTCAGGCACTGGCCGACCAGGGCCTGGAAATTCATGGCCAGTTTGACGCCCCTGGCGGTTTGCGCGGCTACGGCGCCAGCGCTCAGGGCCAGGACATGGCCATTTACCTGACCCCAGATGGCGAGCACGCGGTGGTGGGGACACTGATGGATAGCGAGGGTAACGACCTCACTGAAGCGCAACTGGATGAGCACGTGCGTGCGCCTTTAGAAGCACAGACCTGGCAGCTTCTGAGCGAAAGTCATTGGATTCAGGATGGTGACGTGGATGCCCCTCGTGTGATTTACACCTTCACGGACGCCAACTGCCCCTATTGCCGTCAATTATGGCAAGACGTTCGCCCCTGGGTAGAGGCCGGTGAAGTGCAACTGCGTCATATCATGGTGGGTATTTTAGCGCCCGACAGCCCTGGCAAGGCCGCCGCCATACTTGGCTCCGCAGATCCAGCGGCCACACTGCACGGGCACAATAGTGGCGAAGAAGCTGAAGCCAGCGCACAACCTCGCGAGATTGAAGAGCAGGTGTACGCCAACAACCAGCTTTTTGAAGAGCTGGGGCTATACGCAACCCCCACCAGCGCCTTTCAGCGCGAAACAGAAGATGGGACGATACGCATCGACCGCATCCAGGGCCTACCCAGCGATGAGCGCCTGATCGACATGATGGGCAGTGAAGCGCCCTGA
- a CDS encoding phosphatidylglycerophosphatase A produces MNRAPKSVWRRPTHFFAFGLGSGTVPWAPGTFGTLAAIPFYWMMADLPLGWYLSICFVAFVVGVWLCDKTSHDLGVHDHSGIVWDEFVGYWLTMAAVPFSWEAALWGFVVFRIFDVFKPWPIRWADRRVAGGFGIMIDDVMAGVYAWSTMHLWFWLH; encoded by the coding sequence ATGAATCGTGCACCGAAAAGTGTCTGGCGTCGCCCAACACATTTTTTTGCCTTTGGCTTAGGTAGCGGCACGGTGCCGTGGGCTCCCGGCACATTCGGCACGCTGGCCGCCATTCCGTTCTACTGGATGATGGCGGATTTGCCCTTAGGGTGGTACCTAAGTATTTGTTTCGTCGCTTTTGTGGTTGGCGTTTGGCTATGCGATAAGACGTCACACGACTTAGGCGTACACGACCACTCAGGGATTGTGTGGGATGAATTTGTCGGCTACTGGCTCACCATGGCCGCGGTGCCCTTTTCATGGGAAGCTGCGCTATGGGGATTTGTGGTCTTTCGTATCTTCGATGTTTTTAAGCCCTGGCCAATACGTTGGGCTGACCGCCGTGTAGCCGGTGGTTTTGGCATTATGATTGATGATGTGATGGCAGGGGTCTACGCCTGGAGTACTATGCACTTATGGTTCTGGCTGCATTAG
- a CDS encoding sugar phosphorylase, producing MSPFEQTVHGYLSHLYGPRAGEVQRRLNQHLEHFLSLAPFSSAPGDAPSKNAPSWSEKDQWVISYGDSIIEEGVPPLAVLSDFLQARLGERISGVHVLPFFPWSSDDGFSVIHYREVNSELGDWSHIRELAGHYDLMADLVLNHVSRESLWFVDYLSGSLPGRDYFIEVDPDTDVSQVVRPRSNPLLVPVSTRRGTRYLWATFSEDQLDLNFEHPDVLLEFVGILLFYLEQGTRIIRLDAVAFLWKRLGTSCIHLPETHTVVRLLRAIVDHVAPGTLLITETNVPHQENISYFGLERLPKGPPDEAHMIYQFTLPPLLLHTLTRGEASTLQTWLASLPVLPDHCTYLNFTASHDGIGVRPLEGLLPDHERDALLELMHKFGGFVSMRSNPDGSDTPYEINITWFEAMRGTRRGPDPWQIARFLCSQAIMLSLQGIPALYIHTLTGTLNDVEGVERSGRLRSINRRRWQRSELDLLLDSPSTPTHDVFHALNRLLDQRRQEPCFHPTAAQRVLESPPELLAVERGPLHDGRRLLALYNVTDLPLPLANVGEAVTQALNQHAWHALDPSNPWEAEGALPPYAVRWLVATG from the coding sequence ATGTCCCCCTTTGAGCAGACCGTGCACGGCTACCTCAGCCACCTATACGGGCCGCGTGCTGGCGAAGTGCAGCGCCGCTTAAATCAACACCTTGAGCATTTTCTGTCGCTTGCACCGTTTTCGTCTGCCCCCGGCGATGCTCCTTCCAAAAACGCACCTTCATGGAGCGAAAAAGATCAGTGGGTGATTAGCTATGGTGACTCCATTATAGAAGAGGGTGTGCCGCCACTGGCAGTCCTTAGCGATTTTCTTCAAGCGCGGCTGGGTGAGCGTATCAGCGGCGTGCATGTGCTGCCCTTCTTCCCGTGGAGTAGCGACGACGGCTTCTCGGTGATCCACTACCGGGAAGTGAACAGTGAGCTTGGCGACTGGTCGCATATCCGCGAGCTCGCCGGTCATTACGACCTGATGGCCGATTTGGTGCTCAACCATGTTTCCAGGGAGTCGCTCTGGTTTGTGGATTACCTGAGCGGCAGCCTACCCGGCCGCGACTACTTCATCGAAGTTGACCCTGACACCGATGTCTCCCAGGTAGTTCGCCCCCGCAGCAACCCGTTGCTGGTACCTGTTTCAACCCGGCGCGGCACTCGTTATCTATGGGCAACCTTCTCCGAAGACCAGCTCGATCTAAACTTTGAACATCCGGATGTACTGCTGGAGTTCGTCGGTATTCTGCTCTTCTACCTGGAGCAGGGCACACGGATTATCCGCTTGGATGCGGTGGCTTTCTTATGGAAGCGGTTGGGCACCTCCTGTATTCACCTGCCGGAAACCCACACCGTGGTGCGTTTGCTTCGCGCGATTGTCGACCATGTCGCCCCAGGCACTCTGCTGATTACCGAAACCAACGTGCCGCACCAAGAGAACATCAGCTATTTCGGGCTTGAACGGCTCCCCAAGGGGCCGCCCGATGAAGCGCACATGATTTATCAATTCACGCTGCCACCGCTGCTGCTCCATACCTTAACCCGTGGCGAGGCCAGCACGCTGCAAACCTGGCTTGCCAGTCTGCCGGTTCTGCCTGACCACTGTACTTACCTGAATTTTACCGCCAGCCATGACGGTATTGGTGTGCGCCCACTGGAAGGCCTACTGCCCGATCACGAGCGCGATGCACTACTGGAGCTGATGCACAAGTTCGGCGGTTTTGTCAGCATGCGGAGCAACCCGGATGGCAGCGACACGCCCTACGAGATCAACATCACCTGGTTTGAAGCCATGCGCGGCACTCGCCGTGGCCCGGATCCATGGCAAATAGCCCGCTTCCTATGCAGCCAAGCGATCATGCTCAGCCTGCAGGGAATTCCAGCCCTCTATATCCATACGTTAACGGGCACACTCAACGATGTAGAAGGCGTTGAGCGCAGTGGTCGCCTGCGCTCGATCAATCGGCGACGCTGGCAGCGTAGCGAGCTGGACCTGCTACTGGATAGTCCTTCCACCCCTACCCACGATGTGTTTCATGCCTTAAACCGGCTGCTGGATCAGCGTCGTCAAGAGCCCTGTTTCCATCCCACTGCTGCCCAGCGGGTGTTGGAGTCGCCACCAGAATTGTTGGCGGTGGAACGTGGCCCCCTGCATGATGGCCGTCGCCTGCTGGCGCTGTATAACGTTACCGACCTGCCGCTCCCCTTAGCGAATGTGGGTGAGGCGGTAACCCAAGCGCTGAACCAACACGCATGGCACGCGCTTGACCCAAGCAACCCGTGGGAGGCCGAAGGCGCCCTTCCGCCTTATGCGGTGCGCTGGCTGGTGGCCACCGGTTAG